A section of the Methanococcoides sp. LMO-2 genome encodes:
- a CDS encoding orotate phosphoribosyltransferase-like protein, which yields MNNIEEMIQKAVELQANGLVTGQIANELNVSRETVTWLLTRSKKDVVPPAPKDISVNWSSIGQNSFRLKCVSQALCDMVAESLETTDETAEVVIGIGLSGIPIATIMAEELDLDFSIFHDYDDKKEKSRQRGIFSRNFADVRGKNCIIVDDVVSSGATITDVVEQLRDVDANPVAIAVILDKMNTDSIANVPMSSLVRITRVD from the coding sequence ATGAACAATATAGAAGAAATGATCCAGAAAGCAGTTGAACTACAGGCTAACGGTCTTGTCACAGGTCAGATAGCAAACGAGCTCAACGTATCCCGGGAAACCGTAACATGGCTTTTGACACGTTCAAAGAAGGACGTCGTTCCACCTGCACCAAAGGACATATCAGTTAACTGGAGCAGTATCGGACAGAATTCTTTCAGGCTCAAGTGCGTATCACAGGCACTCTGTGACATGGTTGCAGAATCACTGGAAACTACAGATGAGACAGCAGAGGTAGTCATAGGTATCGGGCTTAGCGGAATACCGATAGCCACAATAATGGCAGAGGAGCTTGATCTTGATTTTTCTATTTTCCACGACTATGATGACAAGAAAGAGAAAAGCCGCCAGAGAGGTATCTTCAGCAGGAACTTCGCTGATGTAAGGGGAAAGAACTGCATCATAGTGGATGATGTGGTCTCATCAGGTGCCACTATCACAGATGTGGTCGAACAGCTCCGTGATGTGGATGCAAACCCTGTTGCAATAGCTGTAATTCTTGACAAGATGAACACGGATTCCATCGCCAATGTGCCAATGAGCTCACTGGTGCGCATCACACGTGTGGACTGA
- a CDS encoding NAD+ synthase, translating into MDMEKAKDIIVDFISIKLGEAGIPGAVVGISGGIDSALVAYLTVEALGAENVMGIHMPEDATPESEINDAKEVAKSLGIDFKIVNISDILGTYKDTMPDIEETTAPVDGNLKARIRMSVLYYYANMLGRVVMGTGNKTEILLGYFTKYGDGGVDLEPIGDLYKTEVREMSQMLGLPESILNKAPSAGLWEGQTDEADLGVTYENIDKVLEPILAGEGHERVSARTGVPMEDITSLLRRLRANMHKRTTPPIADLDELRED; encoded by the coding sequence ATGGACATGGAAAAAGCGAAGGACATTATTGTGGATTTTATCAGTATAAAGCTTGGCGAGGCAGGGATCCCGGGAGCCGTTGTGGGGATCAGCGGCGGGATCGATTCAGCACTTGTGGCATACCTTACAGTTGAAGCACTGGGTGCTGAGAATGTAATGGGTATCCACATGCCCGAAGATGCAACCCCTGAATCTGAGATAAATGATGCAAAGGAGGTTGCAAAGAGCTTGGGTATCGACTTCAAGATCGTTAATATCTCAGACATCCTTGGTACTTACAAGGATACGATGCCTGACATCGAAGAGACCACAGCTCCTGTAGACGGGAACCTGAAAGCAAGGATAAGGATGTCCGTTCTTTATTACTATGCCAATATGCTTGGCAGGGTTGTGATGGGAACCGGCAACAAGACGGAGATCCTTCTTGGTTACTTCACAAAATACGGCGATGGTGGTGTTGACCTTGAGCCTATCGGTGACCTTTACAAGACCGAGGTGAGGGAAATGTCACAGATGCTTGGGCTTCCTGAAAGTATCCTCAACAAGGCACCTTCTGCAGGACTGTGGGAAGGCCAGACTGATGAGGCAGACCTTGGTGTCACATACGAGAACATCGACAAGGTGCTTGAACCCATACTTGCAGGTGAAGGGCATGAGCGTGTCAGTGCAAGGACCGGTGTTCCCATGGAGGACATCACTTCACTGCTGAGACGCCTTCGAGCTAACATGCACAAAAGGACAACTCCTCCCATAGCTGATCTTGATGAGCTTCGGGAAGACTGA
- a CDS encoding tRNA(Ile)(2)-agmatinylcytidine synthase, with amino-acid sequence MIIAIDDTDSREGMCTTYLCAALMDELKEYGTVIGSPILIRLNPTIPFKTRGNASTAFEIKTDEPKKVMEHVISRVEELAELQSEMTNPGIVFIPDNDQERVKETLLNFFLKAVREVLEIEDAKNLIAELDLPSKGLKNGRGLIGALAACGAMLNPGWDHTYEYLAYRERNAWGSPREVDEESVRKADLETYPDTWDTVDCANDLVVCVPHAGDPVLFGIRGNSVDVVTETSQMIESEPVERYMVYRTDQGTDLHLIPAEKIADIRDMHSYTIEVTVATEPETIRGGHTIFSIRDDHGDEMDCAAYEPTKNFREIVRKFIPGDRVVFSGSVKNSTLNIEKMKIISLEEKYESVNPTCQECGKRMKSAGKGQGYRCKKCGTSAASAELVEVERDLKTGTYEVPPCARRHLAMPLVRCLDKKEDKEGDGKIFPSR; translated from the coding sequence CCTCAATCCTACAATACCCTTCAAGACCCGGGGAAATGCATCTACGGCCTTTGAGATCAAAACCGACGAACCGAAAAAGGTCATGGAACATGTGATATCAAGGGTTGAGGAACTTGCAGAGCTCCAGAGCGAGATGACAAACCCGGGTATCGTGTTCATCCCTGACAATGATCAGGAAAGGGTAAAGGAAACCCTCCTGAACTTCTTCCTGAAAGCCGTACGTGAAGTACTGGAAATTGAGGATGCTAAGAACCTTATCGCAGAACTAGACCTGCCATCGAAGGGACTGAAGAATGGGAGAGGTCTTATCGGCGCACTGGCTGCATGTGGAGCCATGCTCAACCCTGGCTGGGACCACACTTACGAGTACCTCGCATACAGGGAAAGGAACGCCTGGGGAAGTCCCAGGGAAGTCGATGAGGAAAGTGTAAGGAAAGCAGATCTTGAAACCTATCCGGACACATGGGATACCGTGGATTGTGCCAACGACCTCGTTGTCTGCGTCCCACATGCAGGGGACCCTGTGCTATTCGGCATCCGCGGGAACAGCGTTGATGTGGTCACCGAAACCTCACAGATGATCGAATCCGAACCTGTGGAACGCTACATGGTCTACCGAACAGACCAGGGAACCGACCTTCACCTGATACCTGCAGAAAAGATCGCGGATATCAGGGACATGCACTCCTACACCATCGAAGTGACAGTTGCAACCGAACCGGAGACCATCAGGGGAGGGCATACCATATTCTCCATCAGGGACGATCACGGAGATGAGATGGACTGTGCTGCCTATGAGCCGACCAAGAACTTCAGGGAGATTGTCCGCAAGTTCATCCCCGGTGACAGGGTCGTATTTTCAGGCAGTGTGAAGAACAGTACGCTGAACATCGAAAAAATGAAGATAATATCCCTTGAGGAAAAATATGAATCCGTTAATCCCACATGCCAGGAATGTGGCAAAAGGATGAAGTCCGCAGGCAAGGGGCAGGGTTATCGCTGCAAGAAATGTGGGACCTCCGCTGCTTCAGCTGAACTTGTGGAGGTTGAGAGGGATCTTAAGACGGGAACCTACGAGGTCCCACCCTGTGCACGCAGGCATCTTGCAATGCCCCTTGTGCGCTGTCTGGATAAGAAAGAAGACAAAGAAGGAGACGGGAAGATATTCCCGTCAAGATGA
- a CDS encoding ATPase domain-containing protein: protein MNLMRSEILGLDKILKGGFPRPSAILIAGPAGTGKTTIAMQSIFTASEKKEVCMYVTSLNEPIAMVNNFMSKLSFYNISLLSTGNMNYIPIGTETLDKGIYSFMWNLEESIEKIKPDRIVIDPITAIGSTLDKEAKRRFYYDLFLRMKKWDALVIATGEFTKEELLTSDLSHVSDGVIYLSDDEVNKRRVRHLEILKLRGQGYSTGKHPFTITDEGMILHRQELPEPDIPYSTNRVPTGVSGLDTMTEGGVFEGSTTLISGSSGTGKTTIGTQFIAEGANSGEKGLIVSFVESDDQTVNNSKSIGHDISEHISAGLVNVIYTNPSYLEAGEHAIKLRNMIKEMDIKRVFVDDVHVFNELMTPYDAKDHVKLLAEIFKSNGITSMFAQGADSRGAMQDVNDYGMDASVLLSLREREDQTEKTISVLKIRGSAHDTGIRQFEIRDSGVDIILPSSR from the coding sequence ATGAATCTGATGCGATCCGAGATATTGGGACTTGACAAGATCCTTAAAGGTGGATTCCCTCGACCTTCTGCCATATTGATAGCGGGTCCTGCGGGTACCGGAAAGACCACAATTGCAATGCAGTCGATCTTCACCGCTTCCGAAAAGAAGGAAGTGTGCATGTATGTCACATCCCTTAACGAGCCTATTGCAATGGTCAACAACTTCATGTCAAAGCTCAGTTTTTACAATATCTCCCTGCTGTCCACAGGCAACATGAACTACATACCTATCGGCACCGAAACACTTGACAAAGGCATCTATTCGTTCATGTGGAACCTGGAGGAATCCATCGAGAAGATAAAGCCGGACAGGATCGTCATTGACCCGATAACTGCTATTGGCAGTACTCTTGACAAGGAAGCAAAACGCAGGTTCTACTACGACCTGTTCCTTCGCATGAAAAAATGGGATGCACTTGTGATCGCAACCGGGGAGTTCACAAAAGAGGAGCTCCTGACAAGTGACCTGAGCCATGTTTCTGACGGCGTCATCTACCTTTCCGATGACGAGGTCAACAAACGCCGGGTACGCCACCTTGAGATCCTTAAACTGAGAGGTCAGGGATACAGTACCGGCAAGCATCCATTTACAATAACAGACGAGGGTATGATCCTCCACAGGCAGGAACTGCCTGAACCGGACATACCATATTCCACCAATCGTGTTCCAACAGGTGTTTCCGGGCTTGACACCATGACAGAGGGAGGAGTATTCGAAGGTTCAACAACGCTCATCTCCGGCAGTAGTGGTACCGGCAAGACTACCATCGGAACCCAGTTCATAGCAGAAGGAGCAAACTCCGGTGAAAAAGGACTCATCGTTTCCTTTGTGGAATCCGATGATCAGACGGTCAACAATTCAAAGTCCATCGGACATGATATCAGCGAGCATATCTCAGCAGGACTTGTCAATGTAATCTACACTAACCCGTCATACCTGGAAGCTGGAGAACATGCCATCAAACTTCGCAACATGATCAAGGAAATGGATATCAAGCGTGTTTTTGTGGACGACGTCCATGTGTTCAATGAACTGATGACACCTTATGATGCAAAGGACCATGTCAAACTCCTTGCAGAGATCTTCAAGTCCAACGGCATAACCTCAATGTTCGCACAGGGAGCAGATTCCAGGGGAGCAATGCAGGATGTCAATGACTACGGAATGGATGCATCTGTCCTGCTTTCCCTGAGAGAAAGGGAAGACCAGACAGAAAAGACGATCTCCGTGCTCAAGATCCGTGGAAGCGCACACGACACAGGAATAAGGCAGTTCGAAATAAGGGATTCCGGTGTTGACATCATATTGCCTTCCTCCCGCTGA
- a CDS encoding NOB1 family endonuclease, with protein MTFYITDSAVFIYGYDGDPSRFITVPTVRNEMKSQEAVMRFEIACETGTRVEQPDPDIRKKVVSLSKETRDVEELSDTDIDILAKAYEYKDESILLTDDYAVQNVASVLGIKFQPIAQKKIKDVLVWGKKCTACRRKFDKGDECPVCGSPLKKVRRRKL; from the coding sequence ATGACATTCTATATTACAGACTCCGCAGTTTTTATTTATGGCTATGACGGCGATCCATCTCGATTTATAACAGTACCAACTGTCAGGAACGAGATGAAGAGCCAGGAAGCCGTCATGCGCTTTGAGATCGCCTGCGAGACGGGAACACGGGTAGAACAACCCGATCCTGACATCAGGAAAAAGGTAGTTTCCCTTTCCAAAGAGACGCGGGATGTTGAAGAGCTTTCGGATACGGATATCGATATCCTGGCAAAGGCATACGAATACAAGGATGAATCGATCCTGCTCACCGATGATTATGCCGTCCAGAACGTTGCTTCGGTCCTTGGTATTAAGTTTCAGCCCATTGCCCAGAAGAAGATAAAGGACGTTCTCGTATGGGGAAAGAAGTGCACTGCATGCCGGCGTAAGTTCGATAAAGGAGACGAATGCCCTGTTTGCGGATCACCACTGAAGAAGGTCAGGAGAAGAAAACTATAA